Proteins co-encoded in one Opitutus terrae PB90-1 genomic window:
- a CDS encoding glycosyltransferase family 2 protein — protein MTPRFSLVVPLYNEAGNVLPLLAAANDVLATFRGGHEIILVDDGSTDATPADIAAACARWPTVRSIRHPQNQGQAAALLTGLHAARGELILTMDGDGQNDPHDFPKLLAPVEAGALDLACGWRVDRHDSWTRRVISRVGNAVRRVVLGDHLHDGGCQLRVFRREIIAALFPVDLLQSFLPAIAVALGFRVGEFPVRHHARRRGRAKFGLRKLWWRPFVAMLAVRRRTRTT, from the coding sequence ATGACCCCGCGCTTCTCGCTCGTCGTTCCGCTCTACAACGAAGCCGGCAATGTCCTGCCGCTTCTTGCCGCCGCAAACGACGTGCTCGCGACTTTCCGCGGTGGTCACGAAATCATCCTGGTCGACGACGGCAGCACCGACGCGACGCCCGCCGACATCGCCGCCGCCTGCGCGCGGTGGCCGACGGTGCGCTCGATCCGACACCCACAGAACCAGGGGCAAGCCGCCGCGTTGCTCACCGGCCTGCACGCCGCACGCGGCGAGTTGATTCTCACGATGGACGGCGACGGGCAGAACGATCCGCACGATTTCCCGAAACTGCTCGCGCCCGTCGAGGCCGGCGCGCTCGATCTCGCCTGCGGCTGGCGCGTCGATCGCCACGATTCATGGACACGACGCGTGATCTCCCGCGTCGGCAACGCGGTCCGTCGCGTGGTGCTCGGCGATCACCTGCACGACGGCGGCTGCCAACTACGGGTTTTCCGCCGCGAGATCATCGCGGCGCTGTTTCCCGTGGATCTCCTGCAATCCTTCCTGCCCGCCATCGCCGTCGCATTAGGTTTTCGTGTCGGCGAGTTCCCCGTGCGGCATCACGCGCGCCGACGCGGTCGCGCCAAGTTCGGCCTGCGCAAGCTCTGGTGGCGCCCCTTCGTCGCCATGCTGGCCGTGCGCCGGCGAACAAGAACGACGTAA